The Fervidibacillus albus genome contains a region encoding:
- the spoVT gene encoding stage V sporulation protein T, whose product MKATGIVRRIDDLGRVVIPKEIRRTLRIREGDPLEIFVDREGEVILKKYSPISELSDFSKEYAEALFDSLGSPVLICDRDTVIAVSGGSKKEFLNKNISPYVEKIMNERTPILETTATSVEIVEGNEEAYESMTICPIIANGDPIGAVIILSKERTLGEVEKKVAETAAGFLARQMEQ is encoded by the coding sequence ATGAAAGCAACAGGTATCGTAAGACGAATTGATGATTTAGGTCGTGTAGTCATTCCAAAAGAAATTCGAAGGACGTTAAGAATCCGTGAAGGAGATCCGTTGGAAATATTTGTTGATCGCGAAGGGGAAGTCATTTTAAAAAAATATTCCCCGATAAGCGAATTAAGCGATTTTTCCAAAGAATACGCCGAAGCCTTGTTCGATAGTTTAGGAAGTCCGGTATTAATATGTGATCGGGATACGGTCATTGCCGTAAGTGGAGGTTCAAAAAAAGAATTTTTAAATAAAAACATCAGCCCGTATGTAGAAAAAATAATGAACGAACGAACTCCGATATTGGAAACGACCGCCACCTCAGTTGAAATCGTCGAAGGGAATGAGGAAGCGTACGAATCGATGACGATTTGTCCGATTATTGCTAACGGAGACCCGATCGGTGCAGTTATCATCCTATCGAAGGAACGCACGTTGGGTGAAGTGGAAAAAAAAGTTGCAGAAACGGCGGCGGGATTTTTAGCTAGACAGATGGAACAATAA